The proteins below come from a single Pecten maximus unplaced genomic scaffold, xPecMax1.1, whole genome shotgun sequence genomic window:
- the LOC117321145 gene encoding uncharacterized protein LOC117321145 — MREVVHQSESQLKKAIAEAEERAVERTHNEVIQVQNQSNIRTTTKGDGPNLIGKNPKVVYNINIIATPDNDTGLCRDELTPDTIATSEHDTGSRRDEPDPDTIATSEPTPERKMSDAVAVLDCGEGAVERTHNEVIQVQNQSNIRTTTKGEGPNLIGENPKVVYNINKDGSEAAQAIGVAKQEIIEAVRHEGSELKQAGSWFL, encoded by the exons ATGCGTGAAGTAGTGCATCAAAGCGAATCTCAGTTGAAGAAGGCAATAGCGGAGGCTGAGGAGA GAGCTGTAGAACGGACTCACAATGAAGTCATTCAGGTACAGAATCAGTCGAATATCCGTACAACTACAAAAGGCGACGGTCCAAACCTGATTGGCAAAAATCCAAAAGTCGTATACAATATCA ATATCATAGCAACGCCTGATAACGATACTGGCTTGTGTAGAGATGAACTAACTCCAGATACCATAGCAACATCTGAGCACGATACTGGTTCACGTAGAGATGAACCAGACCCAGATACCATAGCAACATCTGAACCGACTCCAGAGAGAAAGATGTCAGACGCTGTGGCAGTTTTAGACTGCGGAGAAG GAGCTGTAGAACGGACTCACAATGAAGTCATCCAGGTACAGAATCAGTCGAATATCCGCACAACTACAAAAGGCGAAGGTCCAAATCTGATTGGCGAAAATCCAAAAGTCGTATACAATATCA ATAAAGATGGTTCTGAAGCAGCGCAGGCTATAGGCGTCGCAAAACAAGAAATAATTGAAGCAGTTCGACATGAGGGATCTGAATTGAAGCAGGCAGGAAGTTGGTTCCTCTAA
- the LOC117321144 gene encoding uncharacterized protein LOC117321144 isoform X2, whose amino-acid sequence MKDLCGISTRQKEIMKQPEEMSMSSVKKNENADLTEQRNIIGQTENWIREERSSSQFVTTKAFAVAKDKIKEKRFVVIRGDSGAGKTRLAVELLDWLQLSTENHMFNGKKPLRLPNLQSWDKVISANSNLAILLDDVLGYSSDDTQNLAWWQQHAEMIKPIVHGKESANYLVITVRNDIYQEYKSKFGCLSLFDEENVIDLSSSDYILKEERAALLGVYTSKINNFEPFTESEIKQIIDVSPPIGFPECCRIFKIIPEMHSERVTYFSRPLQSLRMVIREKFNRAKQTALLYLLLST is encoded by the exons ATGAAGGATTTGTGTGGTATATCGACAAGACAAAAGGAGATCATGAAACAACCAGAGGAAATGTCAATGTCATCAGTCAAGA aaaatgaaaatgccGATCTGACTGAACAACGAAACATAATCG GTCAGACGGAGAACTGGATTCGGGAAGAACGAAGTTCATCTCAGTTTGTAACGACGAAGGCATTTGCAGTTGCTAAAGATAAAATCAAAGAGAAACGGTTTGTGGTTATAAGGGGAGACTCTGGTGCAGGTAAGACCCGCTTAGCCGTTGAATTATTAGACTGGCTTCAACTTTCCACGGAAAACCACATGTTTAATGGCAAGAAGCCTCTCCGCCTTCCAAACCTTCAGAGCTGGGATAAGGTCATTTCAGCAAATTCAAATCTCGCCATTTTGTTGGATGATGTGTTAGGTTATAGTTCTGATGATACACAAAATTTGGCATGGTGGCAACAGCATGCTGAGATGATCAAACCAATCGTACACGGAAAGGAATCCGCAAACTACTTGGTTATCACAGTAAGAAATGACATATATCAGGAATACAAATCTAAGTTTGGGTGTCTGTCACTGTTTGATGAGGAAAATGTCATTGATCTCAGCTCTTCTGATTACATTTTAAAGGAAGAGAGGGCAGCTTTGCTCGGTGTATatacatcaaaaataaataattttgaacCATTCACAGAAAGTGAGATCAAACAGATCATAGACGTTTCACCACCGATCGGATTTCCTGAATGTTGCCGTATCTTCAAGATAATTCCGGAGATGCATTCAGAAAGAGTAACGTATTTCAGTAGACCATTACAAAGCCTTAGGATGGTAATCAGGGAGAAGTTTAACAGAGCGAAACAAACAGCGCTGTTGTATCTTCTGTTATCGACATAA
- the LOC117321144 gene encoding serine/threonine-protein phosphatase 6 regulatory ankyrin repeat subunit C-like isoform X1: protein MLCSAALGGEVKLMKMLAASIHRLTDVEKYHILILTCLYDRYRICAYLLELFPFLLARKIPLLDKHLLHIIVESGSIECFKVVVNLVTRDCQSDGDKQLSLKSLIDGNGSTILHGAFRSFNRNMIMYLLMEHPSLLTQKDESGYHGLSLMSLYCKEGHLTEKDIEGVVKRICHDDMIESLIDEDGSTILHWACHYVNEELCVKLSSTCPSLLLLSNDRGHHCLHMIASSGNIECFKSAVALVLEENEREQYITSLVNKAGKTVLHLACHSGQLDMCLYLIREYPALMSKKDHHGLHCLHCIAHYGNSEIFKSIASLVLEGKSKPEKKNFMKNLQTKTGGTVLHFACLDSKTDLCLYLIREYPQLLNQKDNKGHHCLHMIAHYGKVECFKAIAGIVLKGKSKTDMKQFMETLTVKTKLKTLLHHAAFTGKTEMCLYLIREYPKLFSQTNESGDHSLHYIAVSGNVECFKTIAPTVLKDKTKTECELFMEKLTNTDKETVLHHACRDGQTEMCSYLIKQYPKLMLQTDRYGNHCRHLTAQLNPPCSYVSIPDK from the coding sequence ATGTTATGTTCTGCTGCACTTGGTGGGGAGGTCAAGCTAATGAAGATGCTAGCTGCATCAATACATCGACTTACTGACGTCGAAAAGtatcatattttaattttgacatGTCTTTATGATCGATATAGGATATGCGCATATCTTTTAGAGTTATTTCCATTCTTGCTAGCACGTAAGATCCCCCTACTAGACAAACATTTGCTACACATAATCGTAGAAAGTGGATCCATAGAATGCTTTAAGGTAGTAGTCAACTTGGTCACCCGGGATTGTCAGAGTGATGGGGACAAGCAGTTGTCTTTAAAATCACTAATAGATGGAAACGGTTCTACCATTTTACACGGTGCATTTAGATCATTTAACAGAAATATGATAATGTATCTCCTGATGGAACATCCCAGTCTGTTAACACAAAAAGATGAATCAGGATATCATGGTCTATCGCTTATGTCATTATATTGTAAAGAGGGCCACCTTACAGAAAAAGACATTGAAGGCGTTGTAAAACGTATTTGTCATGACGACATGATTGAATCGCTGATAGATGAAGATGGTAGCACTATTTTACACTGGGCGTGCCATTATGTAAATGAAGAGCTATGTGTAAAACTATCTTCAACGTGTCCGTCATTACTTTTGCTAAGTAATGATAGAGGTCACCATTGCCTCCATATGATAGCATCAAGTGGGAATATAGAATGTTTTAAATCAGCAGTTGCCTTAGTTCTGGAGGAAAATGAGCGTGAACAGTACATAACATCATTAGTAAACAAAGCAGGTAAAACTGTTTTACATCTTGCGTGTCATTCAGGACAGTTGGATATGTGTTTGTACCTTATTAGAGAATATCCTGCATTGATGTCTAAAAAGGACCATCACGGTCTTCACTGTCTCCATTGCATTGCCCATTATGGCAATTCGGAAATCTTTAAATCAATAGCTTCATTAGTTCTAGAAGGCAAATCTAAACCAGAAAAAAAGAATTTCATGAAAAATCTACAAACCAAGACTGGAGGAACAGTGTTACATTTTGCCTGTTTAGATAGCAAGACAGATTTGTGTCTGTATCTGATCAGAGAATATCCTCAACTGTTAAATCAAAAAGACAATAAAGGTCATCATTGTCTCCATATGATTGCACATTACGGTAAAGTAGAATGTTTTAAAGCAATAGCAGGAATAGTTCTAAAAGGTAAATCAAAAACCGATATGAAACAGTTCATGGAGACACTTACGGTAAAAACGAAATTGAAAACACTTTTGCATCACGCCGCTTTCACCGGAAAAACTGAAATGTGTTTGTACTTGATCAGAGAATATCCTAAACTATTTTCCCAAACAAACGAAAGTGGTGATCACAGCCTCCATTACATTGCTGTGTCCGGCAATGTAgaatgttttaaaacaatagCCCCCACAGTTCtgaaagataaaacaaaaacggAATGTGAGCTATTCATGGAAAAACTTACCAACACAGACAAAGAAACCGTTTTACATCATGCATGTAGGGATGGACAAACAGAAATGTGTTCGTACTTGATCAAACAATATCCTAAATTAATGTTGCAAACCGACCGGTATGGGAACCACTGTCGCCATTTAACAGCACAATTAAATCCCCCTTGCAGCTATGTGTCTATACCTGATAAATGA